The sequence below is a genomic window from Halolamina litorea.
CACGGTCACTTGCGGGTCGTCACGTATCTGCTGGACCGACGACTCCGATCCGTGATACGGCATTGAGAAGTAGAGCGAGACACCCCCACTCCCGACGAGTAGCACCACGAACAGGACGGCGATCGCTTGCCTCCACCGGTTCATGCCTGGATAACCGTGGCAGTCCTCTAAACAGCATCTGTTCGGTGAGCTACCTGTTTTCACCGCCCGGCGTTCCCGGGGCCTTCCCTTCGAGCCGTCTGTAACGCTTCGAGCACATCATCGACACCCCACAAGTGCTCGTAGACCTCTCAGTCGAGTGAGCTCCGGAGTTCCATCCGAGAACTGTGCTCGTGCGGACACCGTAACCGATCTGTGCCGTCCATTCAGCGGATTCGACGAAACCTATCACCTACCGAGGTATTTCGACAGGTGATGTTTATTCTGATTGGGATGCGATTAGCTACGTGCATCTCGCCGTCGGACCCCTGACGCCCCGTAATGCCCGTGCGGCCGCCGCCGCGTTCGGGAGCGACCCAGTCCCGCCGGGTGAGGGGACCGTCGACCTGTTGGACCTCCTCGATCCCCCGTACGCCGACCCGGCGGACGCTCACAGACGGCTCGCGCTGCTCGAACGCCGACTCGTTCGTGCGGGCGACCGCCGCGCGGTTTTCCTCACCGTCTACGGGGCAGTGACGGCACAGGTCCGCCGTGAACTCGCTGCCGAGCGGTTCCGCGACCCGGCGTGGGTCGCCGACTACCTCACGGCGTTCGCGAACCGCTATCGGACCGCCCTGCTCGCGTACGAGCGGTCCCGTCGCGACCGCGTCCCTGGATCGTGGCTGCTCGCGTTCGACGCCGCGATCTCGGGGGAGACGCTCGTCACACAGGACGCCGTTCTCGGCATCAACGCCCACGTCACGCACGACCTGGCGCTCGCGCTCACCGACGTGGGCATCGACCCGCGTCCGGCGCGGCGAGCCGACCACGACGCCGTCAACGCGGTGCTCGCCTCGTTGGTCGACGTCGAGCAGGCGCTGCTCGCCTCCCGGTACGCGCCGGGGCTGGCCGACCTCGACGCCGCTGGGGGTCGACTCGACGAACGGCTTGCCTTCCTCACGCTTGCGGAGGGCCGTGACTGGGCGTGGCAGTGTGCCGTCGCGCTCGCCGACCGCGGCCCCGCTGTGGACCGGGCCGTCCGCTGGCTGCTCGAAACGGTCGCACGGGGTGCGGGCCGCCTCATCCTCCAGCCGCCGCCCGACCAGTTCGCGGCGCTCGAACGTGCCGAAGAGGGGTAGTCAGCCGTCGGCAGATTACGACTCGCCCACCTTTTCGGTCACGCGGAACTCCTCGGGCGGGTCGAGGATCCCCGCGACCGTCCCCATAGAGTGGACGACGGTGACGACCGGCGCCAGCGGCACTGCCGCCGCCCACGCCAGCTTTGTCCCCCCGTAGTAGAGCACCCCTCGGAGGAACCAGAAGACGGTGAGCAGCCCCAGCGCGACCGAGAGCATCGCGAACGCGCCGGTCGCGGCGACGCCGACGCCGAGGATCGTCAGCGGGACGACGACTAGTGTGACGATCGGCGAGAGCGCCCACGCGTAGTTCCGCAGGCGGGTCAGGAGCTGATACCGGACCGGGAGCTCCGCGGCGGCGCGGACGTTCCCCGCGGCCCAACGCCGGCGCTGTTGAGTGATCTCCGAAAGCGACGGCGGCGCCTCGTTGGCACACGTCGCCGTCGCGAGTTCGAAGCTGAAGTCGGGAACCCGCTGGGCGGCCGCCCAGACGAACGCGGTGTCCTCGACGATGGTCTCGCGGTCCCACGTCACCTCGTCCTCGACCTCGCTCCGGACGGCGATGCCGCCGCCCCACGCGAACAGCGGCACCGAGAGCCGCGCGAACGCCCGCTGCTCGATCTGGACGCCCATCCGGTAGACGTCCGCGAGGTAGGAGAGCACCGAGCCGGTCCGGCGCGGTCGCTCCCGGAGTTGAACCACGTCGGCGTCGGGCAGCCCCTCGAAGGACGTGAGCAGGCTGTCCTCGTCGAGGTAGAGCACCATCTCGCGGTCGTGATCGACGTGCTGCCGCGCCCACTCGATCGCCCGGCCCTTCCGGACGGCGTCGGCCTCGAAGCCGTCGGGGACGACGTGGACCTCGGCGCCCGCCACGTCGATGGCGTCCTCGGCGATCACGTGCACGTCGTCGAACGCCGCGGCCAGCGAGTCGACGGTCGACTGCACCACCGACTCGGCATCGACGGTCAGGATGCGGACGTGGATGTCGTCGGCGCCGTGGACCGGTTCGGGGGACTCGTAGCCCGCGCCGATCACGTAGGTCAGGACGACCCACGCCAGCGCCGTCGCCGTGAACAGGGCCGTGGTCCCGACGACCAGCAGTTCGAACAGCCCGGGCCAGTCGATCAGACCGGGCGTTACCCACGGCGCGACAGTCGCCAGCGCGGTCACGACGAGGATCACCGCGGCCCCGGCGAGGGTGACACGTTCGGGTTTCATCTCGCTCGGTGGGAGTCGCCCGACCCACTTCAACGGGGGAAACGCCCCAGTCGCCTTGGCTCTCGGTTAACCCCGATTAATCGAGTTAGTCGGCGGTTTGAGGGCCTCACACCCTGTTCCGGGCGCCCGACCGTCGAGCGGCCGACCACGACGCCCGCCCCCGTTGCGGCGCGCGCCTCACTTCTCGGCCGGCTTCGGCACCGTCAGCACGGGGCAGTCGGCGGTCCGGACCAGTCGGTCCACCGCGTTCCGGTGGAGGAACCGATCCAGCCCCCGGCGTTCGTGGACGCCCGTCACCAGCAGGTCGATCCCGTGTTCGTCGGCGTACTCGGTGACGCAGGCGTCGGGCGTCCCCTCCCGGACCTCGCTCACCACGTCGACGCCGGCCGCGGCGCCGCGGGACTCGGCGGTCTCGACGGCCGCCTCGGACTCCGTTTCGAGCGCCGCGAGCAGGTCCCCCGACCGCGAGAGGCCGGCGTCGACGACCGAGAGCGCGTGGACCCGAGCGTCGTAGCGCGCCGCGATGTCGAAGGCGTGGTCGGCCGCCCGCCCGGTCGCCTCGCTGCCGTCGACGGGCAGCAGGATCTCCCTGTAGTCGCCCTCGCTCGCCGCCTCGCTCCGGGTGGTCAACACCGGTACCGTCGCGTCCCGGAGGACCGACTCGGCGACGCTACCGAGGAGGTGGCGCGCGATGCCGCTCCGGCCTCGGGTCCCCATCGAGACGAGGTCGATCCCGTGGTCGGCGACGTAGCGCCGGATGCGCGGCGCGGGCGTCCCCGGGTCGACGGTCGTCACGGCCTCCAGCCCGCGCTTCTCGGCGCGCCGGCGGATCTCGGCGGTCGCGCGCTCGCCCCGGCCGGTCAGGGTGTCGATCACGGGCTTGTCGTCGAACGCCTCCTCGCCGACGTTGATCGCCCGTACGTCGACGACGTAGAGGGCGTGGACGGTCGCGTCGTACCGCTCGGCGAGGCTCAGCGCGTTCGTCACCGCGCCGAGGGTGGCCTCGCTCCCGTCGGTGGCGACGAGGATATCGTCGTACATGGTGGCTCTGTCCCCCCACTCCCGCTTAAGCGTTCGTCGCTCCCACCGACAACCCTACCCACACCCCACCCGAACGCCCACGAAATGCGCGCCGCAGTCCTCCGCGAGTACGGCGAACCGCTCGACGTGACCGAGGTTCCGGACCCTGAGCCAGCGCCGGACGGCGCCGTCGTCGCCGTCGAGGCCTGCGGCATCTGCCGCAGCGACTGGCACGCCTGGCAGGGCCACGGCGAGTGGGCCGACGATCAGGTGCCGCTCGACTACGTGCTGGGTCACGAGCCCGCCGGCCGCGTCGTCGCCGTCGGCGAGGACGTGAGCCGATTCAGCGAGGGCGACCGCGTCGTCGTCCCGTTCAGCCTCGGCTGCGGCGGCTGTGGCGAGTGTCGGACTGGCCACGGGAACACCTGCGAGAACGGCCTCGCGCTGGGGTTCGACGAAGACGTACCGGGCGCGTTCGCCGAGCAGGTTGCCGTCCCCCACGCCGAGCACAACCTCCAGATCCTCCCTGACGGCGTCAGCTTCCGCGACGTAGCGGCCGTTGGCTGCCGGTACATGACGGCGTTCCACGCGCTCGCTCACCGCGCCGACGTGGGCGGCGGCGACTGGGTCGCGGTTCACGGCTGCGGCGGCGTCGGCCTCTCGGCGGTTCAGATCGCCGACGCGCTCGGGGCCCGCCCCATCGCCGTCGACGTGAACGACGAGGCGCTCGCCCGCGCGGCCGGGGTGGGCGCGAGCGAAACCGTGAACGGCGGCGACGTCGACGTTGTCGATCAGATCCACGAGCTCACCGACGGCGGCGCCGCGATCAGCGTCGACGCCCTCGGCCGCGCCGAGACGGCGCGCAACTCGGTCCGCTCTCTGCGCCAGCGCGGCACCCACGTACAGGTCGGGCTGACGACCGACGCCGAGAAAGGGGAGGTGTCGCTCCCGACTGACTGGATGACCCGCTGGGAGATCGACTGGCTCGGCTCCCGCGGGATGCCGCCCGCGCGCTTCGACGAACTGCTCGCGATGGTCGACGACGGTAGCCTCGACCCCGGAAAGCTGGTCGGCCGGGAAGTCGACCTTGAGGATGTCTCGGGCCGCCTCGCGGCGATGACGACCTACGACACCGAGGGGATCGAGATACTCACCTTCTAACGGCCGAAGACGAGTTCCTCGCCGACTTCCAGCCCGTTCTCCAGTGCGACGTGGACCCGGGCCTCGCCGCCGACCCAGTCGCCGGTGCAGTAGAGCCCCTCCTCCCGTGCGGAGTCGAGTGGCCCTGCCAGCGCGCCCTCGTCGGGCAGCGCGTAGCGCCAGCCCTGACTGTCGCTCCAGTCCGGCGCTGTGAGCCGTTCGTCGCCGACGATTTCGGCCGTGTGGGCCGCGAGCGCGTCGACGTTCGCGGCGGGGTCGTCGTCGTAGTGTTCGACGGACCACTCGTGGTTGGCCTGCACGACGAGCAGCGACTCGCCGTCCGGGACGTGGCCCGCCTTGCACTCCTCGCGGGAGATCCAGCCGACCTCGTGGTCCTTGTCGGTGTTCACGAGGCCGTAGTACGGCAGATCCAGCTCGAAGGGGTAGTGCAGCACGGCGGTCCAGACCGTCCGGAACGGTACGTCGGCGACGGCGTCGATGAGGGGTTCCTTCACGGGCGACTCCCACTCCGCACTGCGGAGCAGTTCCGCGGTCTGGGGCGCCGGCGGATTGAGAACGAGCGCGTCGAACGGCCCGTACGCCTCGCCGTCGGTGTCGACGACGGTCCACGTCTCGTCGTCGCCGCGCCGCAGCGTCTCGATTCGGGTCCGCCGGTGGATTTCGGCGTCGGTCCGACCGAACAGTCGTTTGGCGATCTGTGTGAGCCCCTGCCGGTAGGACCACTTGTGGCCGTCGGGTTCGCGGCCCTCGGTGACCTCGCCGCTCTCGTCGAAGGTGTTGATGCGCTCGGTCACGTCGACGAGGCCGTCGTCGTCGAGCGTTTCGGTCAGGAGTTCGCTGACGCGCTCACTATCGGATTTGACGTAGTTCGCGCCGTAGTCGTAGGTCAGGTCCCCGTGGCGGCGGGTGGCCGCGCGGCCACAGAGGCCGCCGGACTTCTCGAAGACGGTCACGTCTGCGTCGGGGAGCGCCTCGTCGACGACGAACGTCGCCGCGGCGGCGGCGGCACCCGCGCCGACGACTCCGATGGTGGCCATGGCGGCGATGGGGCCGGCAGCCGCATCAAACGTCCCGGTCGCGGCACTCCCCCACAGCGATCGCTTTGGTCAACGAAACCACTATACCTCGGTTGTGACTACCACACCACGTGCAGCGGGACACCGCGGTCGCGATCGTCCTCGCCCTCCTCGCCCTCCTCGCCATCGGCGCCGCCGCCGCCACGTTGGAGAACCCTGCGGCGTCCAGTTCCGGCTCGGGGTTCGGCGGCGGCAGCGGCGACGGGCTCGGTAGTGGGAGCGCCGCGAGCGGTTCGACCAACGGCAGTTCGGGTGGGGGCGCGATGCAGTGGACCGGCGAACTCAGCGGCGCCTGCCTGTCGATCCTGATGACGCCGTGGGCGAAAGCGCTGATCGCCGGGA
It includes:
- a CDS encoding DUF5995 family protein — protein: MHLAVGPLTPRNARAAAAAFGSDPVPPGEGTVDLLDLLDPPYADPADAHRRLALLERRLVRAGDRRAVFLTVYGAVTAQVRRELAAERFRDPAWVADYLTAFANRYRTALLAYERSRRDRVPGSWLLAFDAAISGETLVTQDAVLGINAHVTHDLALALTDVGIDPRPARRADHDAVNAVLASLVDVEQALLASRYAPGLADLDAAGGRLDERLAFLTLAEGRDWAWQCAVALADRGPAVDRAVRWLLETVARGAGRLILQPPPDQFAALERAEEG
- a CDS encoding glycosyltransferase family 2 protein, with amino-acid sequence MKPERVTLAGAAVILVVTALATVAPWVTPGLIDWPGLFELLVVGTTALFTATALAWVVLTYVIGAGYESPEPVHGADDIHVRILTVDAESVVQSTVDSLAAAFDDVHVIAEDAIDVAGAEVHVVPDGFEADAVRKGRAIEWARQHVDHDREMVLYLDEDSLLTSFEGLPDADVVQLRERPRRTGSVLSYLADVYRMGVQIEQRAFARLSVPLFAWGGGIAVRSEVEDEVTWDRETIVEDTAFVWAAAQRVPDFSFELATATCANEAPPSLSEITQQRRRWAAGNVRAAAELPVRYQLLTRLRNYAWALSPIVTLVVVPLTILGVGVAATGAFAMLSVALGLLTVFWFLRGVLYYGGTKLAWAAAVPLAPVVTVVHSMGTVAGILDPPEEFRVTEKVGES
- a CDS encoding universal stress protein — encoded protein: MYDDILVATDGSEATLGAVTNALSLAERYDATVHALYVVDVRAINVGEEAFDDKPVIDTLTGRGERATAEIRRRAEKRGLEAVTTVDPGTPAPRIRRYVADHGIDLVSMGTRGRSGIARHLLGSVAESVLRDATVPVLTTRSEAASEGDYREILLPVDGSEATGRAADHAFDIAARYDARVHALSVVDAGLSRSGDLLAALETESEAAVETAESRGAAAGVDVVSEVREGTPDACVTEYADEHGIDLLVTGVHERRGLDRFLHRNAVDRLVRTADCPVLTVPKPAEK
- a CDS encoding zinc-dependent alcohol dehydrogenase family protein yields the protein MRAAVLREYGEPLDVTEVPDPEPAPDGAVVAVEACGICRSDWHAWQGHGEWADDQVPLDYVLGHEPAGRVVAVGEDVSRFSEGDRVVVPFSLGCGGCGECRTGHGNTCENGLALGFDEDVPGAFAEQVAVPHAEHNLQILPDGVSFRDVAAVGCRYMTAFHALAHRADVGGGDWVAVHGCGGVGLSAVQIADALGARPIAVDVNDEALARAAGVGASETVNGGDVDVVDQIHELTDGGAAISVDALGRAETARNSVRSLRQRGTHVQVGLTTDAEKGEVSLPTDWMTRWEIDWLGSRGMPPARFDELLAMVDDGSLDPGKLVGREVDLEDVSGRLAAMTTYDTEGIEILTF
- a CDS encoding NAD(P)/FAD-dependent oxidoreductase, with translation MATIGVVGAGAAAAAATFVVDEALPDADVTVFEKSGGLCGRAATRRHGDLTYDYGANYVKSDSERVSELLTETLDDDGLVDVTERINTFDESGEVTEGREPDGHKWSYRQGLTQIAKRLFGRTDAEIHRRTRIETLRRGDDETWTVVDTDGEAYGPFDALVLNPPAPQTAELLRSAEWESPVKEPLIDAVADVPFRTVWTAVLHYPFELDLPYYGLVNTDKDHEVGWISREECKAGHVPDGESLLVVQANHEWSVEHYDDDPAANVDALAAHTAEIVGDERLTAPDWSDSQGWRYALPDEGALAGPLDSAREEGLYCTGDWVGGEARVHVALENGLEVGEELVFGR